The following are encoded together in the Candidatus Eisenbacteria bacterium genome:
- a CDS encoding CotH kinase family protein yields MITRVACSSKGLVLSALLFISLGAGCTKESPLSGGQDSGSTASSLAGGRVFDESLVHQVELELAAEDWQSIIDEAAAYVNDNSEYPYFHARARFDGEELRSDVGLRLKGHISIQLAEGHGFPLKLDFNRYVAGTTLDGLKKLNLHTNFNGPTLPILRDYLSYEAWRQYGVAASRTSFAEVTVNGEALGVYVLVEQVDGGFIERHFSRPYGDLYKPEQATGSLEYRGSNIADYPDIGHQWPEGTDHAALLNALEVLRSGSLEEIAGVFDVEGVLTYMAGNVALGSGDYYPNTGHNYYLYEATPGRFTMLPWDMNGSQERDDLSVCSPTVGYLSGKLLQDPGNMERYRAILDSFLADTGSEGWLMARLDAAQSLLGPSLPADKVEGIREAIIARVQRLQDELAAPTPCP; encoded by the coding sequence GTGATCACTCGTGTTGCCTGTTCCTCAAAGGGCCTCGTCTTGTCGGCCTTGCTCTTCATCTCCCTGGGTGCCGGTTGTACAAAGGAATCCCCCCTGAGTGGGGGCCAGGATAGCGGTTCTACGGCATCGAGTCTGGCGGGAGGGAGGGTCTTTGATGAATCACTTGTTCATCAGGTTGAGCTGGAACTCGCCGCGGAAGACTGGCAGTCGATCATCGACGAGGCTGCCGCCTATGTGAACGACAACTCCGAATATCCCTATTTCCACGCGCGGGCGAGATTCGACGGCGAGGAACTGAGAAGTGATGTCGGTCTGCGATTGAAGGGTCACATCTCCATTCAGCTGGCCGAGGGGCATGGCTTTCCCCTCAAGCTCGATTTCAATCGCTATGTGGCCGGCACGACCTTGGACGGACTTAAGAAGCTCAATCTCCACACCAACTTCAACGGTCCGACCTTGCCGATCCTGCGGGATTACCTCAGCTACGAAGCCTGGAGGCAGTACGGCGTGGCCGCATCGCGGACCTCCTTCGCCGAGGTGACGGTGAACGGCGAGGCGCTTGGGGTGTATGTGTTGGTCGAGCAGGTCGATGGCGGCTTCATCGAGCGCCACTTCAGCCGGCCTTATGGTGACCTCTACAAGCCGGAGCAGGCGACGGGTTCGCTGGAGTACAGGGGATCGAACATCGCTGACTATCCCGACATCGGCCACCAATGGCCCGAGGGGACGGATCATGCGGCCCTGCTCAACGCATTGGAGGTGTTGCGCTCGGGTTCTTTGGAAGAGATCGCCGGGGTGTTCGATGTGGAGGGTGTGCTCACCTACATGGCCGGCAATGTGGCTCTCGGTTCGGGCGACTACTATCCAAACACCGGACACAATTACTATCTCTACGAGGCAACCCCCGGCCGCTTCACCATGCTCCCGTGGGACATGAACGGAAGCCAGGAAAGGGATGACCTTTCAGTGTGCAGTCCAACCGTAGGGTACCTATCCGGCAAACTCCTTCAAGACCCCGGCAACATGGAGCGATACCGCGCCATCCTCGACTCGTTCCTGGCCGACACGGGCTCTGAAGGCTGGCTCATGGCTCGCCTCGATGCGGCGCAGAGTCTCCTCGGCCCATCCCTTCCCGCCGACAAAGTGGAAGGCATACGGGAAGCCATCATCGCCCGTGTCCAGAGATTACAAGATGAATTGGCGGCTCCGACGCCCTGCCCATAA
- a CDS encoding ABC transporter ATP-binding protein/permease has protein sequence MGRGPMRPGRIEKARAPRRALLRLISYLRPYAATLSIVFVFVLATILLGLLEPYLIGVTIDKYISTKQVAGLVRTAILLLIVFLLDNGFQAISSWMMARVSQDALKRVRRDLFTHLQTLSLQFFDRHTAGELMSRLTNDIEAINQAVSQNVVSLVASTLSMIGILIAMFLLNHWLALASVVVLPIMFWFTNFVARYTRKGFRELQKQLGNLTGVVEETISGQRVVKAFGRSDSAIEHFRRDNQDVYKAGVYANSYALSLMPLTGVLGNFFVIVLVGLGGWLTLRGLATIGMIAAFITYGRNFINPLRQLANMYNSIQAALAGAERVFEIMDTPSETDATDRPALAAVQGDIGFENVSFGYLQETQVIKHMSLAAKAGQAVALVGPTGAGKTTLINLLMRFYEVEAGRITIDERDLRDIPKADLRRELGLVLQDTFLFSDTVMENIRYGRLAASDDEVIQAAQLADADPFIRLLPQGYQTKLSERAGNLSRGQRQMLSIARAILADPAILILDEATSSVDTRTEIRIQKALLRLMEGRTSFVIAHRLSTIRDADQVIVINDGEIVEEGNHRQLLDKKGFYYDLYISQFKGLAI, from the coding sequence ATGGGCCGCGGCCCGATGCGGCCCGGCCGGATCGAAAAGGCGCGCGCCCCGCGGCGGGCGTTGCTGCGCCTGATTTCCTATCTGCGCCCCTATGCGGCGACCTTATCGATCGTGTTCGTCTTCGTGCTGGCCACCATTCTCTTGGGACTGCTGGAGCCGTACCTGATCGGCGTTACCATCGATAAATATATCAGCACCAAACAGGTCGCCGGATTGGTCCGCACGGCCATCCTGTTGCTTATCGTGTTTCTACTCGACAACGGCTTTCAGGCTATTTCCAGCTGGATGATGGCGCGCGTATCACAGGATGCGCTCAAGCGCGTGCGCCGTGATCTGTTCACCCACTTGCAAACCCTCTCCCTTCAGTTCTTCGACCGCCACACCGCCGGTGAGCTGATGAGCCGCCTGACCAACGACATCGAGGCCATTAATCAGGCCGTCTCACAGAATGTGGTCTCGCTGGTCGCCAGCACGCTCTCAATGATCGGGATTCTGATCGCGATGTTTCTCCTCAACCATTGGCTGGCCCTGGCTTCCGTGGTCGTGCTGCCCATCATGTTCTGGTTCACTAATTTCGTTGCCCGCTACACCCGCAAGGGTTTCCGCGAGCTTCAGAAGCAACTGGGAAACCTCACGGGCGTCGTGGAGGAAACGATCAGCGGCCAGCGGGTCGTGAAGGCATTCGGGCGCAGTGACAGCGCCATCGAGCATTTCCGCCGTGACAATCAGGACGTCTACAAGGCCGGGGTATACGCCAACAGCTACGCCCTGTCGCTCATGCCCTTGACGGGTGTGCTGGGCAACTTCTTCGTCATCGTGCTCGTCGGTCTCGGTGGCTGGCTCACCCTGCGCGGCCTGGCAACGATCGGCATGATCGCCGCCTTCATCACCTACGGACGCAACTTCATCAATCCTCTGCGCCAGCTCGCCAATATGTACAACTCGATCCAGGCGGCTCTGGCGGGAGCGGAACGCGTCTTTGAAATTATGGACACACCGTCAGAGACCGACGCGACAGACCGTCCGGCCCTTGCGGCGGTTCAGGGCGACATCGGCTTCGAGAACGTGAGCTTCGGCTACCTTCAAGAAACACAGGTCATCAAACATATGTCTCTGGCGGCCAAAGCCGGACAAGCCGTGGCGCTGGTGGGGCCGACGGGAGCAGGGAAAACGACGCTGATCAACCTGCTGATGCGCTTTTACGAAGTGGAGGCGGGGCGGATCACGATCGACGAGCGCGACCTGCGCGACATTCCCAAAGCGGACCTGCGCCGCGAACTGGGGCTGGTGCTGCAAGACACCTTTCTGTTTTCCGACACCGTCATGGAAAACATCCGCTACGGGCGGCTGGCCGCCAGTGACGACGAGGTTATACAGGCCGCGCAACTGGCCGATGCCGATCCCTTCATCCGCCTGCTGCCGCAGGGGTACCAGACGAAGCTCTCGGAGCGCGCCGGCAACCTCAGCCGGGGACAGCGGCAGATGCTATCGATCGCGCGCGCGATCCTGGCCGATCCGGCTATCTTGATTTTGGATGAGGCCACCAGCAGCGTGGACACGCGCACCGAAATCCGGATTCAGAAGGCGCTGCTGCGCCTGATGGAAGGTCGTACGAGCTTTGTCATAGCCCATCGTCTGAGCACTATCCGTGATGCCGACCAGGTGATTGTGATCAACGACGGTGAGATCGTCGAAGAAGGAAACCACCGGCAGTTGCTCGACAAGAAGGGATTCTACTACGATTTGTACATTAGCCAGTTCAAGGGGCTTGCGATTTGA
- a CDS encoding ABC transporter ATP-binding protein/permease — MKHVCSLLRFVQPYWKRSLISLVLLIAVIFIDLAIPRLIQKIIDHGIIAKNMQVVLSTTLVMLGISVVQTFFAIGNNILSVQVGESVARDLREAVFLKIQSFSFGNLDRMNTGQLMVRLSSDTTVFQRLVQVFLRIGTRAPLLMIGSLILMFNTDSRLALMMLPILAAVTVVIAFFVAKMEPLFRNVQQKMDRLNTVLQENIAGVRLVKAFVRADHEGERFEVSNEGYTQFSIRVMQFMSTLSPAMSIFVNLGIVAVIWRGGIQAIDDSITVGQLVAFINYLQNTLGPLTIMVMLANVTAAGTASAERINEVLTTVPEVKDTTQPLALPDISNPRIIFENVSFRYSGSSEKEVLQGINLVAEPGQIVAILGATGSGKSSLVNLVPRFYEVASGRITLNGVDIRQIQQKTLVEQIGIVPQETILFSGTVRDNIAYGRPKASEADVVAAAEAAQAHDFIRKLPQGYDTHIEERGVNLSGGQKQRIAIARALLTRPSILILDDATSAVDVATETKIQEALKSWMHGRTSFMVAQRISTVLNADKIIVIDSGHIAAEGTHEQLMRSSPIYQEIYASQLGTGPQAEMAD; from the coding sequence ATGAAACATGTATGCAGCCTTCTCCGCTTCGTGCAGCCCTACTGGAAGCGCAGCCTGATCTCCCTGGTCTTGCTGATTGCCGTCATCTTCATCGATCTGGCGATTCCACGCCTTATACAAAAGATCATCGATCACGGCATCATCGCGAAAAACATGCAAGTGGTCCTCTCCACGACGCTGGTGATGCTCGGCATCTCGGTCGTCCAGACCTTCTTCGCCATCGGCAACAACATCCTGTCGGTGCAGGTGGGCGAGAGTGTGGCGCGCGACTTGCGTGAGGCGGTTTTCTTAAAGATCCAATCGTTTTCTTTCGGCAATCTCGATCGCATGAACACCGGTCAGTTGATGGTGCGCCTATCCAGTGATACGACCGTGTTCCAGCGGCTGGTGCAGGTCTTTCTCCGCATCGGCACGCGGGCTCCCCTGCTGATGATCGGCAGTCTCATCCTCATGTTCAACACCGATAGCCGCCTGGCACTGATGATGCTGCCCATCCTAGCCGCTGTCACTGTGGTGATTGCGTTCTTCGTCGCAAAGATGGAACCGCTGTTCCGAAACGTTCAGCAGAAAATGGACCGGCTGAATACGGTCCTGCAGGAGAACATCGCCGGCGTGCGGCTCGTCAAGGCGTTTGTACGCGCCGACCATGAAGGCGAACGCTTCGAGGTTTCCAATGAGGGATACACTCAGTTCTCCATCAGGGTGATGCAATTCATGTCCACGCTGTCCCCGGCTATGAGTATCTTCGTCAATCTGGGGATCGTGGCGGTCATCTGGCGGGGCGGGATACAGGCCATCGACGATAGCATCACCGTCGGGCAGTTGGTGGCTTTCATCAACTACCTGCAGAACACGCTCGGACCACTGACCATCATGGTCATGCTGGCAAACGTCACGGCGGCGGGAACGGCCTCGGCTGAAAGAATCAACGAGGTCCTCACGACGGTTCCAGAGGTTAAGGATACAACACAGCCGTTGGCGCTGCCGGACATCTCCAATCCCCGCATCATTTTTGAGAATGTCAGCTTCCGATACAGCGGTTCCTCCGAGAAAGAAGTGCTGCAGGGAATCAACCTCGTGGCCGAACCGGGTCAGATTGTCGCCATTCTCGGCGCGACCGGGTCGGGCAAGTCGTCATTGGTCAACCTTGTTCCGCGCTTCTACGAAGTCGCTTCCGGCAGGATCACGCTCAATGGCGTAGATATCCGTCAGATCCAACAGAAGACACTGGTGGAGCAAATCGGCATCGTCCCGCAGGAGACGATTCTTTTCTCCGGCACGGTGCGCGACAACATCGCCTATGGACGCCCGAAGGCGAGCGAGGCGGATGTCGTGGCCGCCGCCGAGGCGGCGCAAGCGCACGATTTCATCCGCAAGTTGCCGCAAGGCTACGATACGCATATTGAGGAACGTGGCGTCAATCTTTCAGGCGGACAGAAGCAGCGCATCGCCATTGCCCGCGCCTTGCTGACGCGCCCTTCCATCCTGATTTTAGATGACGCCACCAGCGCGGTCGATGTGGCGACCGAGACGAAGATCCAAGAGGCCCTCAAATCATGGATGCACGGCCGGACCTCGTTTATGGTCGCCCAGCGCATCAGCACCGTACTGAACGCGGACAAGATCATTGTGATCGACAGCGGGCATATCGCCGCCGAAGGCACGCATGAACAATTGATGCGATCCAGCCCGATCTATCAGGAGATCTATGCATCCCAGCTGGGGACGGGACCCCAAGCAGAGATGGCGGATTAG
- a CDS encoding RNA-binding protein, translating to MTQKIYVGNLPFSATEESLRELFSQHGSVETVKLITDRDTGRPRGFGFVEMGDGASAAISALNERELGGRNLKVNEAKPRENRPQQSRW from the coding sequence ATGACACAGAAGATCTATGTCGGTAATTTGCCGTTCAGCGCTACGGAAGAGAGTCTCCGCGAGCTGTTTTCCCAACACGGAAGCGTGGAAACCGTCAAACTGATCACGGATCGTGATACAGGACGGCCACGGGGATTTGGGTTCGTCGAGATGGGCGATGGAGCAAGCGCCGCAATAAGCGCCCTCAACGAGCGTGAGCTCGGGGGTCGGAATCTCAAAGTCAACGAAGCCAAACCACGCGAAAATCGGCCCCAGCAGAGCCGCTGGTAA
- a CDS encoding carboxypeptidase-like regulatory domain-containing protein has product MRCPFAFHQSIRSKSSFSDSADAFLRGGVGKAAAVLCITLFGALLQSCSDRERLVPVETPHDGFTTGPVAVYPVAVGPGMAVTDSISSGSFVFPEGGDGSLSVARIVDAALEPPMGGEGFWVEYTGDEELEWHQAYGTNEVPLLWVYGFPDVSPADGEGDADLWWPVMPEDSTSNPAVFPLVRPGRPEGKAGLLPAALEDPWGGRLPSEPGSKYQRPIHSYYFVRHIINRDDPDWMILGNFKLITRWTIRDLIHFLPANLQSHATTETSGRLAMRGWAVLPTDDISAYSAFHYHTTYVAGYYRRLYPMLSYVYQGPKMATEATIAHEVGHYFTHVFFGDDPFEQFSDSQLLATHDIGDEHASRPMLEEYAMYVDYLMNGNILRSLDVEEPHVLFVKSPEVFDLPALEGYATCLLARLHTGSSTIKGLSGATEDIPVVAAGHADLLGVLFGSKPTSVNELLPAIRNYLAQSGKQDLLPAIMERSGWSYHGDGFVLDQNAHPVPGAQVQAVCKTTSSGNREYMAPLQPVTTGSDGKFTLPRIFPGTHWIRVTTGSTTQEFAFTVDPNLKTSQKISIGALTLQDSVLDKLKQMTWIGAISCNGEFDLDNGGMEVDLFTTGYQRVHEASWSGNELTWVYADSSAYFDTVSGEEIICSATFSNDGRTLTRLECHMDEWQRFQGDLTHTRESDMVIEGIPLSWIDTQTPGSWFANFDLHREEIAPAVVGISFVEKYYQSTVLTITATAFRWTGSTMPGWIGFSLKNNNR; this is encoded by the coding sequence ATGAGATGTCCATTCGCATTCCACCAATCCATCCGGTCCAAATCTTCCTTCTCTGACAGCGCCGACGCTTTTTTACGGGGAGGTGTCGGAAAGGCCGCGGCTGTTCTTTGTATAACTTTATTCGGGGCGCTTCTTCAATCCTGTTCCGATAGGGAGCGGTTGGTTCCGGTTGAAACTCCGCATGACGGATTCACGACCGGCCCCGTTGCGGTCTATCCGGTGGCCGTGGGACCGGGGATGGCCGTCACAGACTCGATCTCCAGCGGTTCTTTTGTTTTTCCAGAAGGTGGAGATGGATCTCTCTCGGTGGCGAGGATTGTTGATGCTGCTCTGGAGCCTCCCATGGGAGGAGAAGGATTCTGGGTCGAATACACAGGCGATGAAGAGCTCGAATGGCATCAGGCGTATGGAACCAACGAGGTACCGCTCCTCTGGGTCTACGGATTTCCCGATGTCAGCCCTGCGGATGGGGAAGGCGACGCGGACCTTTGGTGGCCGGTGATGCCGGAGGATAGCACTTCGAATCCCGCGGTTTTCCCACTTGTGCGCCCGGGACGCCCAGAAGGGAAAGCCGGTTTACTTCCCGCCGCCTTGGAAGACCCTTGGGGCGGCAGACTTCCTTCCGAACCGGGCTCGAAATACCAGCGGCCGATCCATTCCTATTACTTCGTCCGCCATATCATCAATCGCGACGATCCGGATTGGATGATCTTGGGAAATTTCAAGCTCATCACCCGGTGGACAATCCGGGATTTGATCCATTTTCTTCCGGCGAATCTCCAGTCCCATGCGACGACAGAGACATCCGGCCGGTTGGCAATGAGAGGGTGGGCGGTCCTTCCGACAGATGATATCAGCGCCTACTCGGCGTTCCATTACCACACAACCTATGTCGCCGGCTATTACCGGCGGCTCTATCCGATGCTGAGTTATGTATACCAAGGTCCGAAAATGGCGACCGAAGCGACAATAGCGCACGAGGTCGGGCACTATTTCACCCACGTTTTTTTTGGTGACGATCCCTTTGAGCAGTTTTCAGACAGCCAGTTGCTCGCGACGCATGATATTGGGGATGAGCACGCCTCCCGGCCGATGCTGGAGGAATATGCCATGTATGTGGACTATTTAATGAATGGCAATATTCTCAGGTCTCTCGATGTTGAGGAACCGCACGTCCTCTTTGTGAAATCTCCCGAAGTCTTCGATTTGCCGGCGCTGGAGGGTTACGCAACCTGTCTTCTGGCGCGCCTTCACACCGGCAGCAGCACTATCAAAGGTCTTTCCGGAGCAACTGAAGATATACCCGTCGTCGCCGCGGGCCATGCCGATCTTCTGGGTGTGCTCTTCGGCAGCAAGCCGACCAGCGTCAATGAACTGCTGCCGGCAATCAGAAACTACCTGGCCCAAAGCGGCAAGCAGGATCTCCTGCCGGCGATCATGGAGCGCAGCGGCTGGTCGTATCATGGCGATGGGTTCGTCCTCGATCAAAATGCGCATCCCGTGCCGGGGGCCCAGGTGCAAGCGGTCTGCAAAACGACAAGCAGCGGAAACCGCGAGTACATGGCGCCGCTCCAGCCGGTTACAACCGGCAGTGACGGAAAATTTACACTGCCCCGTATCTTCCCGGGAACACATTGGATCAGGGTCACCACCGGATCGACCACCCAGGAATTTGCCTTCACGGTTGATCCGAACCTTAAGACGAGTCAAAAGATCTCCATCGGCGCGCTCACACTCCAGGATTCGGTACTGGACAAGTTGAAACAAATGACCTGGATCGGAGCCATCAGCTGCAATGGTGAATTCGATCTGGATAACGGAGGTATGGAAGTTGACCTCTTCACCACTGGATATCAGAGGGTGCATGAAGCGTCCTGGTCCGGCAACGAGTTGACATGGGTCTACGCCGATTCCAGTGCCTATTTTGATACCGTCAGCGGCGAAGAGATTATCTGCAGCGCGACCTTCAGTAATGATGGCAGGACCCTGACCCGACTGGAATGCCATATGGACGAGTGGCAAAGATTCCAGGGAGATCTGACCCATACGCGGGAGAGTGACATGGTTATTGAGGGGATCCCCCTCTCCTGGATCGACACGCAAACCCCGGGCAGTTGGTTCGCCAATTTCGATCTCCACCGGGAGGAAATTGCGCCGGCGGTGGTGGGTATCTCATTCGTGGAAAAATATTATCAATCAACCGTGCTCACGATTACGGCGACGGCCTTTCGCTGGACCGGAAGCACCATGCCGGGATGGATCGGATTCAGCCTCAAGAACAACAACCGCTAG
- a CDS encoding peptidase C39 family protein — protein MIRLASQRDLDILVRLEHLGFTTDRFNRHQIEYLLTRSHGTLLVAEDGHGVVGAAYLLWRKTQRSGRLYNLVVDPSRQGQGLGKRLLEECEWEAAWHHCAELSLEVRQDNRRAVEFYGQHGYRLSEKLNDYYEDGATGLRMFKTLDKAVASELRLPIPYHSQTLDFTCGPACLMMALKYFHPDVPLTRALELNLWKEATLVFMTSGIGGTGPFGLALAAQRRGHTTRVLQSKDQTPFFLSVRNEYKRSVIRLVHEDLRQKALRSGVSMAYYDFPHADIISAVYRGMVPVVLVSTYRLTGDRAPHWLVMTGFDKGSVTFHDPDVASYGGDADRAQNIRVERGEFDRMRQYGKERYKSAILIGPPVLPSAVAPDGGDHPRVSPC, from the coding sequence ATGATACGATTGGCTTCACAGCGGGATCTGGATATCTTGGTGCGTTTGGAACACCTGGGTTTTACGACCGATCGTTTCAATCGCCATCAGATAGAGTACCTGCTCACCCGTTCCCATGGGACTCTTCTGGTAGCAGAGGATGGCCATGGTGTTGTGGGCGCGGCTTACCTGCTATGGCGCAAGACACAACGCAGCGGGCGTTTGTACAACTTGGTTGTGGATCCAAGCCGCCAGGGGCAGGGTTTGGGCAAACGGCTTCTTGAAGAATGTGAATGGGAAGCCGCTTGGCATCATTGTGCTGAACTCTCGCTCGAAGTCCGGCAGGACAACCGCCGGGCGGTGGAATTCTACGGGCAGCACGGCTACCGCTTGAGCGAGAAACTCAACGATTACTACGAAGACGGCGCCACCGGTCTGCGCATGTTTAAGACCCTCGATAAAGCCGTAGCGTCCGAGCTGCGCCTGCCCATCCCTTATCACTCACAAACGCTGGATTTTACGTGCGGGCCGGCATGTTTGATGATGGCGTTGAAGTATTTCCACCCGGATGTTCCATTGACGCGCGCATTGGAACTGAACCTATGGAAGGAAGCCACGCTGGTCTTCATGACATCCGGGATCGGCGGCACAGGCCCCTTCGGCCTGGCTCTGGCGGCTCAGCGCCGCGGACACACCACGCGGGTTTTACAATCAAAGGACCAGACGCCGTTTTTCCTCTCTGTCCGCAACGAGTACAAGCGTTCCGTCATTCGCCTTGTCCACGAAGATCTGCGCCAAAAGGCCCTGAGGAGCGGGGTGTCGATGGCTTATTACGATTTCCCCCATGCGGATATCATCAGCGCCGTGTACCGCGGCATGGTCCCGGTGGTATTGGTCAGCACCTATCGCTTGACGGGTGATCGCGCTCCACACTGGCTTGTGATGACCGGTTTCGATAAAGGATCCGTCACCTTTCATGATCCCGATGTGGCGAGTTACGGCGGCGATGCGGACCGCGCCCAGAATATCCGCGTGGAGCGGGGTGAATTTGATCGCATGCGGCAATACGGCAAGGAACGTTATAAAAGCGCCATCCTGATAGGCCCTCCTGTTCTGCCCTCCGCCGTGGCGCCAGACGGCGGCGATCATCCCAGAGTTTCACCTTGCTAG
- a CDS encoding RimK family alpha-L-glutamate ligase, producing the protein MGNLGLYVERSTISNSHEMGSLMRFAQVAQRLGHRTDFLFRPDMYKIPDCNALFIRAATDPLNSAYVAARTAQMHNIPVLDDPDSIYICCDKVNMYHHLRRAGVSMPETEFVSEAEVTAVHGKDLFERLGNPLVLKAPHSSFSLYVERAKTVEEYLSIGKRFMRRADRIIAQRFVPSQFDWRVGILGNRPLYVCQYTIPKKRWKILTYMPTGPAIQGPVKSMSLAEADPHLLERALQAAAAIGEGLYGVDLKQVGDDYIVIEVNDNPTIIAGDEDKKAPDVYEKIIRFLMES; encoded by the coding sequence ATGGGGAATCTAGGTCTTTATGTAGAACGATCCACCATCTCGAATTCACATGAGATGGGATCCCTGATGCGATTTGCCCAGGTCGCCCAGCGCCTGGGGCACCGGACGGATTTCCTGTTCCGGCCCGATATGTACAAGATCCCCGATTGCAACGCCCTCTTTATCCGGGCCGCCACGGATCCGCTCAATTCGGCCTATGTGGCGGCTCGCACGGCGCAGATGCACAACATCCCGGTCCTTGATGATCCCGATTCCATCTACATCTGTTGTGACAAGGTAAATATGTATCATCATCTTCGACGGGCCGGCGTGTCCATGCCGGAGACGGAATTCGTCTCCGAGGCGGAAGTGACGGCCGTGCATGGCAAAGATCTCTTCGAACGCTTGGGAAATCCCCTGGTGCTCAAAGCGCCTCACAGCAGTTTCTCCCTTTACGTCGAGCGCGCCAAGACGGTGGAGGAATACCTGTCGATCGGCAAGCGCTTCATGCGCCGCGCCGACCGCATCATCGCCCAGCGCTTCGTACCCTCGCAGTTCGATTGGCGTGTCGGCATCCTCGGCAACCGGCCGCTCTATGTCTGCCAGTACACAATCCCCAAGAAGCGTTGGAAAATTCTGACCTATATGCCCACCGGGCCGGCCATTCAGGGACCCGTTAAGTCGATGAGCCTGGCGGAGGCTGATCCGCACCTGCTGGAGCGGGCCTTACAAGCGGCCGCCGCTATCGGGGAAGGACTCTATGGTGTGGATCTAAAGCAAGTGGGCGATGATTACATCGTTATTGAAGTCAATGACAATCCCACGATTATCGCCGGTGACGAGGACAAGAAGGCGCCGGATGTCTATGAGAAGATCATCCGTTTCTTGATGGAATCCTAG
- a CDS encoding RimK-like ATPgrasp N-terminal domain-containing protein, with amino-acid sequence MSSKIFSAAAFLKSAKAADFIARHPSGNGLLNMAGAYDYLEAPYYVSQDHELEGRTVHPTCREILDAYVTPLLLEKAKLAGVPTPEFYITNGYFEPPVVIDPINPFMSRSRTVMKHGREESIARSMTRNFTYAICCQDIPPGGQVRRFRSVLGWSSSPRFRSISRIVWELFHIPLATVRVIVTAEAGILLSDVSQLELTKLTEQELTHLDGRIKWGI; translated from the coding sequence ATGTCATCGAAGATCTTTTCCGCCGCGGCCTTCCTCAAGAGCGCCAAGGCGGCTGATTTTATCGCCCGGCACCCGTCGGGGAACGGCCTGCTCAATATGGCGGGCGCCTATGATTACCTCGAGGCGCCCTATTATGTATCGCAAGATCACGAGCTTGAAGGCCGCACCGTCCATCCCACCTGCCGAGAAATCCTGGATGCCTATGTCACACCGCTCCTCTTGGAAAAGGCGAAATTAGCCGGTGTGCCGACCCCCGAGTTCTACATTACCAACGGTTACTTCGAACCACCCGTGGTGATTGATCCCATCAACCCCTTCATGAGCCGCAGCCGTACGGTCATGAAACACGGCCGCGAAGAGTCCATCGCCAGGTCCATGACGCGCAACTTCACCTACGCCATCTGCTGCCAGGATATCCCCCCCGGCGGGCAGGTTCGGCGTTTCCGCTCTGTTTTGGGATGGAGTTCATCCCCGCGCTTCCGGTCCATCTCGCGTATCGTATGGGAGCTGTTTCACATTCCCCTTGCAACGGTTCGCGTCATTGTCACAGCCGAAGCGGGAATTCTTTTAAGCGATGTTTCCCAGTTGGAATTGACCAAACTCACCGAACAGGAATTAACTCACCTGGATGGGCGGATAAAATGGGGAATCTAG